A region of Lacinutrix sp. Hel_I_90 DNA encodes the following proteins:
- a CDS encoding deoxyguanosinetriphosphate triphosphohydrolase has translation MNWEQLLSLKRFGDTNKRLRKEQDETRLGFEVDYDRVIFSSAFRSLQDKTQVIPLSQTDFVHTRLTHSLEVSVVGRSLGRRVGLKVLEKHPHLQNIHGYQAHDFGAIVAAAALAHDIGNPPFGHSGEKAIGEFFKSGKGSQYKKELTEKEYQDLCDFEGNANGFKIVTQSRDGREGGLRLSYATLGAFTKYPKESLPKKPTQHIADKKYGFFQSEQEAFVEVANELGLQSRNDKAVSFSRHPLAFLVEAADDICYTIIDFEDGINLGLIQEEFALEYLINLVRNKINTNKYHELKNTEDRVSYLRALAIGALIDEAVAIFMKNEDAILNGEFDQALLDKSQYEAQINDIIKLSVEKIYQSTEVVDKEIAGYGVLSTLLESYVKAVNNSYENRASNYDTLILKGLPKTIKVNQDSLYERLLSVCHYISLLSDSQAIIQYKKIKGFSF, from the coding sequence ATGAACTGGGAACAATTACTCTCTTTAAAGCGCTTTGGAGATACCAATAAACGATTGCGAAAAGAACAGGACGAAACACGATTAGGCTTTGAGGTGGATTACGACCGTGTTATTTTTTCTTCGGCATTTAGAAGTCTGCAAGACAAAACACAAGTGATTCCCTTATCGCAAACCGATTTTGTACATACTCGTTTAACCCATAGTCTAGAGGTAAGTGTTGTAGGGCGTTCGTTAGGGAGACGCGTGGGTTTGAAAGTCTTAGAAAAACATCCCCATTTGCAAAATATTCACGGGTATCAGGCCCATGATTTTGGCGCTATAGTAGCTGCTGCTGCATTAGCTCATGATATTGGGAATCCGCCGTTTGGGCATTCTGGTGAAAAAGCAATTGGAGAGTTTTTTAAATCTGGAAAAGGAAGTCAATACAAAAAAGAGCTGACTGAAAAAGAGTATCAAGATTTATGTGATTTTGAAGGCAATGCGAACGGATTCAAAATCGTAACACAAAGTAGAGATGGGCGTGAAGGTGGCTTAAGATTGAGTTACGCGACACTTGGGGCCTTTACTAAATATCCTAAAGAATCACTTCCCAAAAAACCAACCCAGCATATTGCCGATAAGAAATACGGGTTTTTTCAAAGTGAACAAGAAGCTTTTGTTGAGGTGGCAAATGAATTAGGCTTACAAAGCCGGAATGATAAAGCAGTGAGTTTCTCGCGTCATCCATTGGCCTTTTTAGTTGAAGCCGCAGACGATATTTGTTATACAATTATAGATTTCGAAGATGGTATTAACTTAGGATTAATACAAGAAGAGTTTGCTTTAGAGTATCTCATTAACTTAGTGCGTAATAAAATTAACACGAATAAGTATCACGAGTTGAAAAACACAGAAGACCGTGTGAGCTATTTAAGAGCCTTAGCTATTGGTGCATTAATTGACGAAGCCGTTGCTATTTTTATGAAAAACGAAGACGCTATTTTAAATGGTGAATTTGATCAGGCTTTATTGGATAAGAGTCAGTACGAAGCTCAAATTAATGACATTATTAAACTGAGCGTTGAAAAAATTTACCAATCAACAGAAGTGGTAGATAAAGAAATTGCAGGTTATGGCGTATTAAGTACTTTACTCGAAAGCTATGTCAAAGCTGTAAATAACAGCTACGAAAACAGAGCCTCTAACTATGATACCTTAATCTTAAAAGGATTGCCAAAAACAATTAAAGTGAATCAAGACAGTCTATATGAGCGCTTATTGAGTGTGTGCCACTATATTTCTTTGCTCTCTGATAGTCAGGCAATCATTCAATACAAAAAAATTAAGGGGTTTAGTTTTTAA
- the dxs gene encoding 1-deoxy-D-xylulose-5-phosphate synthase produces the protein MATPILNTIKTIKVLRKLDNTALLGLALELRNFIIETVATKAGHLGASLGVVELTIAIHYVFNTPKDELIWDVGHQAYGHKILTGRKDTFDTNRQFNGVSGFPKRSESEFDSFGVGHSSTSISAALGMAIASQLKGDLEKQHIAVIGDASIASGMAFEGLNHAGVTNCNLLVILNDNAIGIDPSVGALKQYLTNVKKGTQKQDNIFEALNFDYSGPTNGHDLPQLITELQRLKTVKGPKFLHVITTKGKGLRQAEENQVTYHAPGKFDAKTGDLYVKEKVIEAPKFQDVFGHTLVELAKLNKNIVGITPAMPTGSSLKFMMEEIPDRAFDVGIAEQHAVTLAAGMATQGLIPFCNIYSTFLQRAYDQVIHDVAIQNLPVIFCLDRAGLVGEDGATHHGVYDLSYLRCIPNVIVFAPRNEIELRNIMYTAQLGLKHPIAIRYPRGRGSTIDWKQPFSTLEIGKAEVLKKGKKLAVLSIGSIAENISKAIELSESLQTISHCDMRFIKPLDEALLHTIFKTHDTIITAEDASVKGGFGSAILEFAAEHHYKNEIYIKGIPDIFIEHGTVDELQQSIGLDAKGLSEYISAKLI, from the coding sequence ATGGCCACGCCAATTTTAAACACCATCAAAACCATTAAAGTATTACGTAAGCTCGATAATACAGCACTTCTTGGTTTAGCATTAGAACTTCGTAACTTCATTATCGAAACTGTTGCAACAAAAGCGGGACATTTAGGTGCAAGTTTAGGTGTTGTTGAATTAACGATCGCCATCCATTATGTTTTCAATACACCCAAAGATGAACTTATTTGGGATGTAGGACATCAAGCTTACGGACATAAAATATTAACTGGAAGAAAAGACACTTTCGATACAAACAGACAATTCAACGGTGTTAGCGGATTTCCAAAACGAAGTGAAAGCGAATTTGATAGTTTTGGTGTTGGTCATTCCTCTACATCCATTTCAGCAGCTTTAGGCATGGCCATCGCCTCGCAATTAAAAGGCGACCTTGAGAAACAGCACATTGCCGTTATTGGAGATGCTTCTATTGCGAGCGGTATGGCTTTCGAAGGCTTAAACCATGCGGGCGTTACTAATTGCAACCTATTAGTCATTTTAAATGATAATGCCATTGGAATAGATCCCAGCGTAGGTGCACTGAAACAATATTTAACTAATGTTAAAAAAGGAACTCAAAAACAAGATAATATTTTTGAGGCCTTAAATTTTGATTACTCTGGCCCAACTAATGGTCATGATTTACCACAATTGATTACAGAATTACAACGTTTAAAAACCGTGAAAGGTCCGAAGTTTTTACATGTTATTACTACTAAAGGTAAGGGCTTACGTCAAGCCGAGGAAAACCAAGTTACCTATCATGCCCCAGGAAAATTTGATGCCAAAACAGGTGACTTGTATGTGAAGGAAAAAGTTATTGAAGCACCCAAATTTCAAGATGTTTTTGGACATACATTAGTTGAATTAGCCAAATTAAACAAAAACATTGTAGGTATTACTCCTGCTATGCCAACAGGGAGTTCTCTCAAATTTATGATGGAAGAAATTCCTGACCGTGCCTTTGATGTTGGTATTGCAGAACAACATGCTGTTACGCTTGCTGCGGGTATGGCAACACAAGGCTTAATTCCTTTCTGCAACATATACTCTACTTTTTTACAGCGTGCCTATGACCAAGTTATTCACGATGTAGCCATACAGAATTTACCTGTTATTTTCTGCTTAGATCGTGCTGGCCTGGTAGGTGAAGATGGTGCAACACACCATGGTGTATACGATTTAAGTTATTTACGCTGTATTCCTAATGTAATAGTGTTTGCGCCGCGTAATGAAATTGAATTGCGCAATATAATGTACACCGCTCAATTGGGCTTAAAACACCCTATAGCCATACGTTATCCTAGAGGCCGCGGCAGTACCATTGACTGGAAACAACCTTTTTCTACCCTTGAAATAGGAAAAGCAGAAGTACTCAAAAAAGGAAAAAAATTAGCTGTTTTATCTATTGGAAGTATTGCTGAAAATATTTCAAAAGCTATAGAATTATCTGAATCACTTCAAACGATCTCTCATTGCGATATGCGTTTTATAAAACCATTAGATGAGGCATTACTTCATACTATTTTCAAGACACATGACACTATTATTACGGCTGAAGATGCTTCTGTAAAAGGCGGATTTGGTTCAGCCATTTTAGAATTTGCTGCAGAACATCACTATAAAAACGAAATTTATATAAAAGGTATTCCAGATATTTTTATAGAACATGGTACTGTTGATGAATTACAACAATCCATTGGCCTAGATGCTAAAGGGCTTTCGGAGTATATTTCAGCAAAACTAATTTAA
- a CDS encoding tetratricopeptide repeat protein: MERLLKLSLSIACLLLLFSCSTKREKAEAIYKRAIQYPQGSRMSINGIKRATEVDSTYEQAVYELSVAYLKRGLPHEWLPQYNKAVKLDAATRIPWRGYLYLWFYRDYRKAIADFDASDTLTPDFIDAPQGHSVDYWRGVAYLGLKDYKKSNAYFEKHIAKEIKDFGEDYVDVTAFLYNGISYFEAGNYEKALANFDKQLAYSRNLSADAKYYKAQIFKAQNLLKLSKTTINQSIADYNLGYNNKRPYVETLRQIYPEDLEEFKKTL; the protein is encoded by the coding sequence ATGGAGAGATTACTGAAATTATCCCTTAGTATTGCTTGCCTTTTATTACTCTTCTCTTGTAGTACAAAAAGAGAGAAAGCCGAAGCAATTTACAAAAGAGCGATTCAATACCCACAAGGCTCAAGGATGAGCATTAATGGGATAAAAAGAGCCACAGAAGTGGACTCTACTTATGAGCAAGCCGTTTACGAATTGTCTGTCGCATACTTAAAACGAGGGCTCCCACACGAATGGCTTCCACAATACAATAAAGCTGTTAAATTAGATGCTGCTACTCGAATTCCTTGGCGTGGCTACCTATATTTGTGGTTTTATAGAGATTACAGAAAAGCTATTGCAGATTTTGACGCTTCAGATACACTCACTCCAGATTTTATTGATGCACCACAAGGCCATAGTGTAGATTATTGGCGAGGAGTCGCCTATTTAGGATTGAAAGATTATAAAAAATCTAATGCCTATTTTGAAAAACATATCGCCAAAGAGATTAAAGATTTCGGAGAAGATTATGTAGATGTTACTGCTTTCTTATATAATGGAATTTCTTATTTTGAAGCAGGAAACTATGAAAAAGCCTTAGCCAATTTTGACAAACAGTTAGCGTATTCCCGCAACCTGAGTGCAGATGCTAAATATTATAAAGCACAAATATTTAAAGCCCAAAACCTTTTAAAACTATCAAAAACAACTATAAATCAATCTATTGCAGATTATAATTTAGGTTATAATAATAAACGGCCCTATGTAGAAACCTTACGCCAAATATATCCAGAAGATTTAGAGGAGTTCAAAAAAACATTATAA
- a CDS encoding nucleoside deaminase → MINVYDDNYFMQKALQEAEAAYEKGEIPVGAVIVIEDRIIARAHNLTELLNDVTAHAEMQAITAAANFLGGKYLHNCTLYVTLEPCQMCAGALYWSQISKIVYAARDKERGCINLNTKLHPKTKLKGGVLEEEASKLLKRFFIEKRNLN, encoded by the coding sequence ATGATAAACGTATACGACGATAATTATTTTATGCAAAAAGCACTTCAGGAAGCTGAGGCTGCATATGAAAAAGGAGAGATTCCAGTGGGTGCTGTTATCGTTATTGAAGACCGTATTATTGCGCGAGCACATAATTTAACAGAACTGTTAAATGATGTCACAGCACATGCTGAAATGCAGGCTATAACAGCTGCAGCCAATTTTTTAGGTGGAAAATATCTTCATAATTGTACCTTATACGTTACATTAGAGCCTTGCCAAATGTGCGCAGGCGCCTTGTATTGGAGTCAGATTTCAAAAATTGTATATGCTGCAAGAGATAAAGAACGTGGTTGCATTAATCTAAATACGAAGTTGCACCCTAAAACAAAGCTAAAAGGTGGCGTTTTAGAAGAAGAAGCTTCAAAATTATTAAAGCGTTTCTTTATAGAAAAACGCAATTTGAATTGA
- a CDS encoding chloride channel protein, with the protein MPKKSPFRRFLIWRYKHLSEKNFVFILSALVGLLAGLIAVTLKNLTFTIESLLSKSIAFSNNQLYFILPVIGLLLVYLFVKYVSKKPLEHAIPSVLYSLAKKSGILQRSKIYFPLIAAPLTVGFGGSVGLLGPAISSGAALSSNLGKLFHINRKTRTLLIGCAAAGAISSIFKSPIAAIIFAVEVFSLDLTFVSLLPLLIASVSSVITSYFFLGDDLLFNFNFSDKFELKDILFYAVLGIGTGLASIYFTKMYFFILKFFERFKSAFQRLIIGGLTIGVMLYFIPPLYGEGFGFINNLLAGNHLQALGKTPFDAFNDNIWVVIALLFGITVFKAVAMTTTFAAGGVGGIFIPTLVMGSALGNVVAKVINNIGLGFNVSETNFTLIGMAGLIAGVLHAPLTAIFLIAEITGGYELFIPLMIAVGISFSVKKSAIDYTIYTRELAEKGQLLTHNKDQSVLTLMTLDGIIETNFIVLEPTMTLGQMLHEGVAKSARNLFPVVNKKQQLVGIILLDDIRDIMFDRALYDATLVQDIMHNPPDKIYYKKDSMQKVMQKFQDSAAWNLPVIDNGKYAGFVSKSKLLTAYRRELINVSS; encoded by the coding sequence ATGCCAAAAAAATCACCTTTTAGACGCTTTTTAATCTGGAGATACAAACATCTTTCAGAAAAAAACTTTGTTTTTATTTTAAGTGCACTTGTAGGCTTATTAGCTGGTTTAATTGCTGTTACATTAAAGAACCTCACCTTTACAATAGAATCTTTATTATCAAAGAGTATTGCGTTCTCAAACAATCAACTCTATTTCATTTTACCTGTTATTGGCTTATTATTAGTCTACTTATTTGTTAAATATGTTTCAAAAAAACCCTTAGAACATGCTATTCCTTCTGTACTCTATTCTTTAGCAAAAAAAAGTGGCATTCTCCAACGCAGTAAAATATATTTCCCTTTAATAGCTGCGCCCCTAACGGTAGGTTTTGGTGGTTCGGTAGGATTATTAGGACCCGCTATTTCATCAGGCGCTGCCCTGAGTTCAAATCTGGGTAAGCTTTTTCACATCAATAGAAAAACAAGAACACTATTAATTGGTTGTGCTGCTGCAGGGGCAATTTCTTCTATATTTAAATCGCCTATTGCAGCAATCATTTTTGCAGTAGAAGTTTTTAGTCTGGATTTAACTTTTGTTTCACTACTGCCCTTACTTATTGCTTCGGTATCTTCAGTAATTACTTCTTATTTCTTTTTAGGAGACGATTTACTTTTCAATTTTAACTTTTCAGATAAATTTGAACTAAAAGACATTCTCTTTTATGCCGTTTTGGGCATTGGTACTGGTCTGGCTTCTATCTATTTCACAAAAATGTACTTCTTCATTCTGAAATTTTTCGAACGATTTAAATCCGCTTTTCAGCGATTAATCATTGGTGGGTTAACCATTGGTGTCATGCTCTATTTTATTCCGCCTTTGTATGGTGAAGGTTTTGGTTTTATTAATAATTTATTGGCTGGAAATCATTTACAGGCTTTAGGCAAAACGCCTTTTGATGCGTTTAATGATAATATTTGGGTCGTAATCGCATTGTTATTTGGCATCACTGTTTTTAAGGCAGTAGCCATGACAACAACTTTTGCAGCCGGTGGTGTGGGTGGTATATTTATTCCAACACTAGTTATGGGAAGTGCCTTGGGTAATGTGGTCGCTAAAGTAATTAACAATATTGGTTTAGGTTTTAATGTTTCAGAAACTAATTTTACACTTATTGGTATGGCTGGATTGATTGCAGGCGTGCTTCATGCGCCTTTAACCGCTATTTTCTTAATTGCTGAAATTACTGGCGGTTATGAATTATTTATTCCTTTAATGATCGCTGTTGGTATCTCTTTCAGCGTTAAAAAAAGCGCGATTGATTATACAATATATACCAGAGAATTAGCAGAAAAAGGGCAGCTACTAACCCATAACAAAGACCAAAGCGTATTAACATTAATGACGCTTGATGGCATCATTGAGACCAATTTTATAGTCTTAGAACCGACAATGACCTTGGGCCAAATGCTTCATGAAGGTGTTGCCAAATCTGCTAGAAACTTATTTCCTGTGGTTAATAAAAAACAGCAACTTGTTGGCATCATTTTATTAGATGACATACGTGACATTATGTTTGATCGTGCCTTATACGATGCGACTTTAGTTCAAGATATTATGCACAACCCACCAGACAAAATTTATTACAAAAAAGATTCGATGCAAAAAGTAATGCAGAAATTTCAAGATTCTGCTGCCTGGAATCTACCTGTAATAGACAATGGAAAGTATGCAGGTTTTGTTTCAAAATCTAAATTATTGACAGCGTATCGCAGAGAATTAATTAATGTAAGCTCTTAG
- a CDS encoding T9SS-dependent M36 family metallopeptidase, giving the protein MKKNYILQLFVLAFLFAFQMGTSQSSLANNEFGSTIQNWLNQHKDKYQLSENDLSSLLVSDAYYSKKTKINHVYVNQAYQGIKIHNAISTVAVRNSVIFHYGNGLLSDIASKVNTTTPLIDAQTAINSVVTTYNLGAVSNLQVLESSEGKHLFSNGGVSKRDIPVQLVYQTTRDGSLRLAWDLSIYTLNGKNWYSVRVDAVSGTPLETNDWIVTCNFGDNNHSNHTHTSHSQDDTVDLFKSTNAMPDGSSYNVFPIPVESPSHGPIQLVLDPSNVVASPFGWHDIDGAAGPEYTITRGNNVWAQDDIDGNDDDMGISPDGGASLTFNFPFDDNQEAVNYLNASLTNLFYMNNIMHDVWYQYGFDEASGNFQENNYGNGGVGGDFVFADGQDGSGINNATFGTPAEGGNPGMTMFLWSARVNPLVVNGGTLDGSYPIATASFGGTLGSPITGTLGLVVDDNASASTDANDACDAITNGGNISGKIAILRRGSCEFGVKVVAAENQGAIAVVVVNNIAGVPTPMGPGAVGDTATIPSVMVSQADGEALISAINNGETISVTLSGGYQRDGSLDNSIVAHEYGHGISSRLAGGPSSPNCLGNAEQMGEGWSDWFALMLTMKASDLPETGRGIATYSNSQPIDGQGIRPFRYSPDTAINPLTYADTNDATNISQPHGIGSIWATMLWDLTWKYIEKYGFDPDVYNGTGGNNKIMQLVIDGLKLQNCNAGFVGGRSGLLAADMALTNGEDQCMIWEVFAARGLGLNASQGTAQSRTDQVEDFNEPPASNPTLQNCTSLSVDEFKASNYSIYPNPTNDILNIKVKKSFGEVKITLSDINGRVVLKTTKTLNDNATLNIGKLQSGLYILTIKGEAINTNDKILKK; this is encoded by the coding sequence ATGAAGAAAAATTACATTTTACAGCTCTTTGTTTTAGCTTTCCTATTTGCTTTTCAAATGGGAACCTCACAAAGCAGTTTAGCAAATAATGAATTTGGTTCAACCATTCAAAACTGGTTAAATCAACATAAAGATAAATATCAATTATCTGAAAATGATCTTTCAAGCTTATTAGTAAGTGATGCTTACTATTCTAAAAAGACAAAAATTAATCATGTGTACGTTAATCAGGCCTATCAAGGTATTAAAATTCACAATGCTATTTCAACTGTTGCGGTAAGGAATAGCGTCATATTTCATTATGGTAATGGATTACTTTCTGATATTGCTTCAAAAGTAAATACAACGACTCCATTAATTGATGCTCAAACGGCTATTAACTCGGTCGTTACGACTTATAATTTAGGAGCTGTTTCAAATTTACAGGTCCTTGAATCTTCTGAAGGAAAACATCTTTTTTCTAATGGCGGTGTTTCGAAAAGAGACATTCCTGTGCAATTAGTATATCAAACGACTCGAGATGGTTCATTAAGATTAGCTTGGGATTTAAGTATTTATACGTTAAACGGAAAAAATTGGTATAGTGTTAGAGTAGATGCTGTTTCTGGGACACCTTTAGAGACTAATGATTGGATTGTAACTTGTAATTTTGGAGATAACAATCATAGTAATCACACGCACACAAGCCACAGTCAAGATGATACGGTAGATTTATTTAAATCTACAAATGCCATGCCAGACGGATCATCTTATAATGTTTTCCCTATACCTGTTGAAAGTCCAAGTCATGGTCCGATTCAATTAGTATTAGACCCTTCAAATGTAGTTGCTTCTCCTTTTGGATGGCATGATATTGATGGCGCTGCAGGGCCAGAATACACGATAACCAGAGGGAATAATGTTTGGGCGCAAGATGATATAGATGGAAATGATGATGACATGGGTATTTCACCAGATGGTGGCGCTTCACTAACGTTTAACTTTCCTTTTGATGACAACCAAGAAGCAGTAAATTATTTAAATGCCTCGTTAACGAACTTATTTTATATGAATAACATCATGCATGATGTTTGGTATCAATATGGGTTTGATGAAGCAAGTGGGAATTTTCAAGAAAATAACTACGGAAATGGTGGTGTAGGTGGTGATTTTGTTTTTGCAGATGGACAAGATGGTAGTGGAATAAATAATGCCACATTTGGTACTCCGGCCGAGGGAGGAAACCCAGGAATGACTATGTTTTTATGGTCAGCGAGAGTAAATCCTTTAGTGGTTAATGGCGGTACACTTGATGGAAGTTATCCAATAGCAACAGCTAGTTTTGGTGGAACATTAGGTAGCCCAATAACCGGAACTTTAGGATTAGTTGTTGATGATAATGCAAGTGCTTCAACAGATGCAAATGATGCCTGCGATGCGATTACTAATGGTGGAAACATTTCTGGAAAAATAGCAATACTAAGAAGAGGATCATGCGAATTTGGAGTTAAAGTTGTCGCGGCAGAGAATCAAGGAGCTATAGCAGTTGTTGTGGTTAATAATATTGCAGGTGTACCAACGCCTATGGGACCAGGTGCCGTTGGAGATACCGCAACTATTCCTTCGGTTATGGTTAGTCAGGCAGACGGAGAAGCATTAATAAGTGCGATAAATAATGGCGAAACTATTAGTGTGACTTTATCTGGTGGTTACCAAAGAGATGGTAGTCTTGATAACAGTATCGTAGCACATGAATATGGACATGGTATTTCTTCAAGATTAGCTGGTGGGCCTTCAAGTCCTAACTGTTTGGGTAACGCAGAACAAATGGGTGAAGGTTGGTCAGATTGGTTTGCATTAATGTTGACCATGAAAGCATCAGATTTACCTGAAACAGGTAGAGGTATTGCAACGTATTCAAACAGTCAACCAATTGATGGACAGGGCATCAGGCCATTTAGATATAGTCCAGATACAGCTATAAATCCATTAACATATGCAGACACCAATGATGCGACTAATATTTCTCAGCCTCATGGAATTGGATCTATTTGGGCAACAATGCTTTGGGATTTAACTTGGAAGTATATTGAAAAATATGGATTTGATCCAGATGTTTACAACGGAACAGGTGGAAACAATAAGATTATGCAACTTGTAATTGACGGTTTAAAATTACAAAATTGTAATGCAGGATTTGTTGGAGGTAGATCAGGTCTTTTAGCCGCAGATATGGCGCTTACAAATGGTGAAGATCAGTGTATGATTTGGGAAGTCTTCGCTGCAAGAGGGCTGGGATTAAATGCGTCTCAAGGGACTGCACAATCCAGAACAGATCAGGTAGAGGATTTTAATGAGCCCCCTGCAAGTAATCCAACACTGCAAAACTGTACTAGTTTAAGTGTAGATGAATTTAAAGCTTCTAACTATTCTATTTACCCTAATCCAACCAATGATATATTAAATATTAAGGTTAAAAAGAGCTTTGGTGAAGTGAAGATTACACTGTCTGATATTAATGGACGCGTTGTATTAAAAACAACTAAAACATTAAATGATAATGCCACCTTAAATATTGGTAAATTACAATCAGGACTGTATATTTTAACGATTAAAGGAGAAGCGATTAACACGAATGATAAGATTCTTAAGAAATAA